From Silene latifolia isolate original U9 population unplaced genomic scaffold, ASM4854445v1 scaffold_75, whole genome shotgun sequence, one genomic window encodes:
- the LOC141640270 gene encoding uncharacterized protein LOC141640270, whose protein sequence is MNVPKHSFIVWLAVQQRLVTKDRLLKFGIITDAVCDMCLAHQEDHHHLLYGCPFSAQSLELFERLVNINMPLVGVFGMGTSPALSFFLEEAVVLAAMVALVYHIWTVRNKCRIELQLPRPCRVLADVQATARLHRMIKT, encoded by the coding sequence ATGAATGTACCCAAGCATTCATTTATAGTCTGGCTGGCTGTCCAGCAGAGACTAGTAACTAAGGATAGGCTGCTCAAGTTTGGCATTATAACTGATGCAGTCTGTGATATGTGCTTGGCTCATCAGGAAGATCATCATCATCTATTATATGGTTGCCCCTTTAGTGCTCAATCTTTGGAACTGTTCGAGAGATTGGTGAATATTAACATGCCTTTGGTGGGAGTCTTTGGAATGGGGACTTCACCGGCGTTGTCGTTCTTTCTTGAAGAAGCGGTGGTGCTTGCTGCAATGGTCGCTTTGGTTTATCATATTTGGACTGTACGTAACAAGTGCAGAATTGAACTCCAACTTCCTCGTCCATGTAGGGTGCTAGCTGATGTTCAGGCTACTGCTAGACTACATAGAATGATTAAAACTTAA